The bacterium genomic sequence ACCTATAACTGCAACACTTTTCGGTTTGAATAAAAATTTCATCTTTTAACTCCCAACCCTCTTAAAAAAAAGAGGTAAAATATTGTATTTGATTAAAATTTAATTGTATAATTATAACATAGTAGATAGTTAAGAAAAAAGCAACCTTTAAAACAGCAATTATAAAAAACAGGAAATAGATAATATGGAAAAAATAGAGAATAAGGATTTAACCCCAGAAGAAAAACGAGTAATAGTAGATAAAGGTACAGAGAAACCTTTTACTGGCATATATTGGAACCATTTTGAAAAAGGAACGTTTATATGTCGCAACTGTAAAACGCCGTTATACCGCTCAGAAGATAAGTTTGACGCCAGTTGCGGATGGCCAGCTTTTGACGATGAACTCCCAAACACAGTTAAACGGCAGCCAGACAAAGATGGCAAGAGAACCGAGATTGTATGTGCAAACTGTGGAGGGCACCTGGGACACATCTTTCAAGGCGAACAATTTACTAAAAAAAATATTAGACATTGCGTAAATTCAATATCAATAAAATTTATCGCTGATAAAAAAACAGATACAGCTATATTTGCTGCTGGTTGTTTTTGGGGTGTTGAATACCATTTTAGTAAAGCTTCTGGAGTGATTTCAGCAAAATCTGGGTATACTGGCGGAACCACTCCAAATCCAACATATAGACAGGTATGCGACGGCACAACAGGTCACCTTGAAGCAGTGGAAGTTATATATGACCCTTCA encodes the following:
- a CDS encoding bifunctional methionine sulfoxide reductase B/A protein produces the protein MEKIENKDLTPEEKRVIVDKGTEKPFTGIYWNHFEKGTFICRNCKTPLYRSEDKFDASCGWPAFDDELPNTVKRQPDKDGKRTEIVCANCGGHLGHIFQGEQFTKKNIRHCVNSISIKFIADKKTDTAIFAAGCFWGVEYHFSKASGVISAKSGYTGGTTPNPTYRQVCDGTTGHLEAVEVIYDPSITRYDELVKLFFQIHDFTQKDGQGADKGEQYLSAVFYSSPEQKITTENIIKQLQDMGYDVATK